In one window of Cydia fagiglandana chromosome 1, ilCydFagi1.1, whole genome shotgun sequence DNA:
- the LOC134680467 gene encoding uncharacterized protein K02A2.6-like, translated as MSGATSTFGLLSSFDHTTQSWETYKGRIAQWFIANDIDDTKDAGGQKRRAILLSALSDGTYKLAADLALPKELQTVPYEDIVKLLDGHFTPKRCGFGERYKFYAATQQSGETFPQWAARLRGLSAHCGFTNVEESLRDKFVMGMLSGPEKEKLFARDLTVLTLAKAVEVAESVRCARAGAAASETVQTSQDQLFKVEQTRPRGRTPGSSGGGNGKKEQCQVCGYYNHKTLQCRFAKSKCKKCNSTGHLKKMCKNVNFMAVNAVDEGDDDDGECYKVFNIRSNKGEPMIETVLMLNRPINLEIDTGAAVSALHVNTYKKHFSDVPLLATKTRLITFTGDNIPCLGAVRLPVTYANQTHSLKVYVVRKAGADVLGRDFTSRFNLELAVISPVRYCGQDHETGYTLKELEKRYASVFSDELGRFNKYKVSLQLKDNAKPVFIRARPIAFALRDKVDKEIDRLLSLGVLKPVDHSQYASPIVPVLKRNGAIRICADYSTGVNKQLVVDQYPLPTVSELFAKLYGGKQFTKLDLSNAYNQFELDEKSQEITCVNTHRGLFRYTRMVFGLSSAPAVFQRAMEGVLAGVPGTLCLLDDVLVTGENTEQHLTRLNEVLKRLQDAGLTLQKEKCEFFKDEVNYLGYVIDKHGLHKSPLKVKAMVDAPVPQNEKQLQSFLGLVNYYRSFVPNASAILSPLYDLLKKGVKWCWTQEHDKAFVAIKQCLASEQVLAHFNPAADIVLTVDAGPCGLGAILSQIESDGTERPISFASRTLNAAEKRYSQLQKEATSIIFGIRRYHQYLYGRAIPFTLRTDHKPLLSIFGPYRGIPEVSANRLQRYAMFLSGYNYKIEYVRSADNNADFLSRACLPGPAGSRGAATRSANATTDIPDRASYINFVVDGNLPVTVTELREQTERDTVLQKVVHFILNGWPKKVSDEALKPYYLCRLQLSYENGCVMRGHKVVVPAKLQNIILAEVHQSHLGIVKTKAEVRSRFWFPGVDAALERLISACTICIQQRPSPARAPLAQWEYPPCAFHRIHCDFLGPINGSSYLVIVDAYTKWVEVYNMKTTISSLATIEKICEFMSRFGIPHILVTDNGTSFTSREFEAFCMLNGISHVTSPAYNPASNGQAESYVKIIKKGIKTSLLSGNGVQDSWKRLLKYLFDYRNSVHTTTGVSPAQLVYGRKLRTRLDLINPIIPSPSSPALADTVRKNQCLQNKPSMFRKGQCFSRGDLVLFKAFEANGKFKWCRGTIVKKVGKVVYIVKDNITLKTFKKHKNQIVLDKGHDCAYPSYWDEDIEFRDDDTSSPRPPTPSEELQPSTGEEGERTVVLDPHPASSEPPEPISTPQGSMPGGQSEEDDEFLEALPGPVTEPDTRDSDVPADNGSVPTTPRTKRNRPKINYKPFF; from the coding sequence ATGTCTGGTGCTACGAGTACTTTCGGCTTATTGTCTTCGTTCGACCACACTACCCAGTCTTGGGAGACGTACAAAGGACGTATTGCGCAGTGGTTCATCGCGAACGATATCGACGACACCAAAGATGCCGGGGGACAAAAGAGACGAGCGATCCTCCTTAGCGCACTCAGTGACGGCACGTACAAGCTCGCGGCGGACCTTGCGTTACCGAAGGAGCTGCAGACCGTGCCATACGAAGATATCGTCAAGCTGCTGGACGGCCACTTCACTCCGAAACGCTGTGGATTCGGCGAACGATACAAATTTTACGCGGCTACGCAGCAGTCGGGGGAGACATTTCCACAATGGGCGGCACGGTTGCGCGGGTTATCGGCGCACTGTGGTTTTACCAATGTGGAAGAATCTCTTCGCGACAAGTTCGTCATGGGAATGTTATCCGGGCCGGAGAAGGAGAAGCTCTTTGCGCGGGACCTTACGGTGCTCACTCTCGCCAAGGCCGTGGAGGTGGCCGAAAGTGTACGGTGTGCGCGCGCGGGGGCAGCGGCCTCAGAAACGGTACAAACATCCCAGGATCAGCTGTTCAAGGTGGAACAAACGCGACCGCGAGGACGTACGCCCGGGAGTAGCGGCGGCGGTAACGGTAAAAAAGAGCAGTGTCAAGTGTGCGGTTACTATAATCACAAAACATTGCAGTGTCGTTTCGCGAAATCCAAGTGTAAAAAGTGCAATTCTACAGGGCATCTGAAAAAGATGTGTAAAAATGTAAATTTCATGGCAGTGAACGCTGTGGATGAGGGCGATGACGATGACGGTGAGTGCTATAAAGTTTTTAACATCCGTTCAAATAAAGGGGAACCGATGATTGAAACCGTTTTAATGTTAAACCGTCCAATAAATCTTGAAATAGATACCGGGGCAGCCGTATCTGCGTTGCATGTAAATACTTACAAAAAACATTTTAGCGATGTACCATTGTTAGCTACTAAGACTCGGCTAATCACATTTACTGGTGATAATATTCCATGTCTGGGGGCAGTGCGCCTACCCGTCACTTACGCAAACCAAACTCATTCACTTAAAGTTTATGTTGTGCGAAAGGCAGGCGCGGATGTCCTAGGTCGTGATTTTACTTCGCGTTTCAATTTAGAGCTCGCGGTAATTTCACCGGTTCGTTATTGTGGCCAAGACCATGAAACTGGCTATACATTAAAAGAATTGGAAAAACGTTACGCATCGGTATTTTCAGATGAATTAGGacgatttaataaatataaagtcagtTTACAGTTAAAAGACAACGCTAAACCAGTGTTTATTCGCGCGAGACCAATAGCATTCGCCCTACGGGACAAGGTCGATAAGGAAATAGatcgattattatcattaggAGTTTTAAAACCGGTCGATCACTCGCAGTATGCGTCACCCATTGTGCCGGTGTTAAAACGTAATGGGGCGATAAGGATTTGTGCTGATTATTCGACGGGCGTAAACAAACAGCTGGTGGTTGACCAGTACCCCTTACCTACTGTATctgaactttttgcaaagttaTATGGCGGGAAACAGTTTACGAAATTAGACTTATCTAATGCGTATAACCAGTTTGAGTTAGATGAAAAGTCGCAGGAAATAACTTGTGTAAATACTCATCGCGGGTTGTTTAGGTATACTCGCATGGTTTTCGGACTCTCATCGGCGCCCGCCGTGTTCCAGCGCGCCATGGAGGGGGTCCTGGCGGGGGTCCCGGGCACGCTGTGCCTACTCGATGACGTGCTCGTCACGGGCGAAAACACTGAGCAGCACCTAACCAGGCTGAACGAGGTACTTAAAAGGTTACAAGACGCCGGCCTCACGTTACAAAAAGAGAAGTGcgaattttttaaagatgaagTAAATTACTTAGGATACGTGATAGACAAGCATGGCTTACATAAATCACCGCTTAAAGTCAAAGCCATGGTAGACGCTCCTGTACCGCAAAATGAAAAACAGTTACAATCTTTTTTAGGATTAGTAAATTACTATAGGAGTTTCGTGCCGAATGCGTCGGCCATACTGAGTCCGTTATATGACTTGTTAAAAAAAGGGGTAAAATGGTGCTGGACACAAGAGCATGATAAAGCATTTGTGGCTATTAAACAATGTTTAGCATCTGAACAAGTGTTGGCGCATTTTAACCCTGCGGCCGACATAGTGCTGACAGTTGATGCTGGACCTTGTGGCTTAGGTGCCATTTTATCCCAAATTGAGTCTGATGGTACCGAGCGGCCTATTTCGTTCGCATCGCGCACCCTTAATGCTGCGGAGAAGCGTTACTCACAGCTTCAAAAAGAAGCTACTAGCATTATATTCGGGATACGCAGGTACCACCAGTACTTATATGGCAGGGCGATACCGTTCACCCTTCGTACGGATCACAAGCCCTTGTTGTCGATTTTTGGGCCCTACCGTGGCATACCGGAAGTGTCAGCAAACAGGCTTCAACGTTATGCAATGTTTTTAAGCGGTTACAATTATAAAATCGAATATGTACGAAGCGCGGATAACAATGCAGATTTCTTATCTCGAGCCTGTCTTCCCGGCCCGGCGGGGTCGCGGGGGGCGGCCACGCGCAGCGCAAACGCCACAACTGATATTCCCGATCGAGCCTCGTACATTAATTTTGTTGTGGATGGTAATTTACCGGTGACAGTAACCGAGTTGCGCGAGCAGACGGAGAGGGATACTGTTTTGCAAAAAGTGGTCCATTTCATTTTAAACGGTTGGCCTAAAAAGGTATCAGACGAGGCCCTGAAACCTTATTATTTATGTCGGTTACAGCTTTCTTATGAAAACGGTTGCGTCATGAGAGGTCACAAAGTGGTTGTTCCAGCgaaattacaaaatataattttagcGGAAGTGCACCAATCCCATTTAGGCATTGTAAAAACAAAAGCTGAAGTTCGGTCTAGGTTTTGGTTTCCGGGAGTAGACGCGGCATTAGAAAGGTTGATAAGTGCGTGCACCATATGTATTCAACAACGCCCCTCCCCCGCGCGTGCGCCGCTCGCGCAATGGGAGTACCCGCCGTGCGCGTTCCACAGGATACACTGTGATTTTTTAGGACCTATTAACGGAAGCTCATATTTAGTAATAGTAGATGCATATACTAAATGGGTAGAAGTATATAATATGAAAACCACTATTTCATCTTTAGCGACTATAGAAAAAATTTGTGAATTCATGTCACGGTTTGGAATTCCACATATATTGGTAACCGACAATGGTACGTCGTTCACGTCGCGCGAGTTTGAGGCTTTTTGTATGTTAAACGGCATTTCACATGTTACATCACCGGCATATAACCCGGCTAGCAACGGACAGGCGGAATCCTacgttaaaataattaaaaagggCATTAAAACCAGTTTACTGAGTGGCAATGGGGTACAGGATTCGTGGAAACGACTATTAAAATACTTATTTGATTACAGAAATTCTGTACACACTACAACGGGGGTTTCGCCTGCTCAGTTGGTATATGGACGGAAGTTAAGGACTCGGTTAGATTTAATTAACCCTATAATACCGTCACCCTCATCCCCGGCGCTCGCTGATACAGTACGAAAAAATCAGTGTTTGCAGAATAAACCTTCAATGTTCCGTAAGGGGCAATGTTTCTCTCGAGGAGATTTGGTATTATTTAAGGCCTTTGAGGCAAATGGTAAATTTAAGTGGTGCCGAGGCACAATTGTCAAAAAAGTTGGTAAAGTTGTTTATATAGTAAAAGACAATAtaactttaaaaacatttaaaaagcaCAAAAACCAAATTGTGTTAGATAAAGGGCACGATTGCGCTTACCCTAGTTATTGGGATGAAGACATAGAATTCCGGGACGATGACACATCATCGCCCCGCCCGCCTACGCCGAGCGAGGAACTGCAGCCTAGCACGGGGGAGGAAGGAGAACGGACAGTGGTTCTAGATCCACACCCTGCATCATCAGAGCCTCCCGAACCAATCAGCACGCCACAGGGGTCCATGCCTGGAGGTCAGTCCGAAGAAGATGACGAATTCCTGGAGGCCCTGCCTGGTCCGGTTACTGAACCCGATACTCGAGACTCTGACGTCCCAGCCGATAACGGTTCCGTGCCTACCACTCCTCGAACAAAGCGCAATCGACCCAAGATTAATTACAAACCATTCTTTTAG